The DNA region CCAAGCATTTTCTGGCCACCGTCACATGCGGTCGGTAGGGACGTTGTTCCGGCGGAAATCCCACCGTTTCCAAATGACGGGCGACCGTGCTTTGGAGGGCACGAAGCTTGCCCAAGTCTCCGGTCAAGCCCGCCCACAGGATGCGGGGTTGCTCCGGGCGGCCGAATGTCCCGATGCCGGCCACGGCCAGTTCAAACGGTTGATGCTTCGCCGCCGCACGGGCAAGCTCGCCGGCGAGCGGCCCCATCCGGTCTTGGTCCACGCTCCCGAGAAACTGCACGGTGACATGATAATCTTCTTGATGAACCCATTTGGAAAACCGCCAGCGAGTCCCGAGCTCTTCACACCGAACCGCCAGCGCCCGCTTCACCTCCGGCGGCAACCTCACGGCGACAAACAATCTTTTTTCCGATGCTTTGTTCATCAGATCTTCTCCTTCCAAAGACGAAGCCCGGCCGTCATGCCTGGCCGGACTTCCGGTGTTTGCGCCGTTTCCTCCCGTCAGGCGTTCAGCGCTTCTTTGGCGGCCAGAATCGCCGCCTCGTAGTTCGGATGTTGGGTCACTTCCGGCACGTACTCCGCATAGGTGACCACGTCGTGCTTGTCAATCACGAAAACGGCCCGGGCCAGGAGGCGCAGCTCCTTGATGGCCACACCGTACGCCGTGCCGAACGAGAGATCGCGGTGATCGGACACGGTCTGAATGTTTTCCGCTCCGGCCGCCCCGCACCAACGCTTTTGGGCGAACGGCAAATCCACGCTGACGGTCAGCACTTTCACGCCCGGAAGGGAAGCGGCTTCCTGATTGAACCGGCGGGTTTGCAGGTCGCACACCGGCGTGTCGACGGACGGGACCACGCTGATGATGCGGACCGTTCCTTTGCCGTCCGCCAGGGTCACCGGGGACATGTCGTTGGCCAGCACGGTGAAATCGGGAGCCTTGTCCCCCGCTTTGATTTCCGGTCCGAGCAGGGTGACCGGGTTTCCTTTCATGGTGACGACACCTTTTCTTTCGATGGTCATGGACAACCCCTCCCAGGGAATGTTGGCAATGCGAAAGTTGAGGAGGCATATCCGCCTCCATATCATCTTAACACCGGCAAACAGCGGAAACCAGACCGGTAAGCCCGCTTGAAGCGGTTTCATCCCGACAACGGAGAATCAGGAAACAAAGGGCCGATCCGAACAAGTTGTCCCGCTCCGACGGGATCTGGTAAGGTGGAAGTCGGGGACCTGGCATTTGAAAGGATGAACACATCGTGGACATCGGACTGAGTGATCTGGCCGCCGCACGCCTGAAGCTCCTGCTGTGGCAGGAACAGCAGGACGGAGAACGGTTGGCGGTGCAAGTGGTTCCGCTGACGTCGGGTTGCGGCATGCCCACCTTTGCACTGGAATTGACGGAAATCCGTCCCTCATACCGGACCGCGGACATCAAAGGGATCCCGTTTGCCTGGAAACCGGGGGAAGCCGACCGGCTCCACGGAATCCGGATCGACTGGAGCCCGGAGACCGGCAAATTCTCCGTCTGGCATCCCGGACCGCCCCATTCCTTTGTGTGCGGAACTCATCCCGAAAAAGACGGTCCGAGATCCGCCTCCGAACCAATAACGGAAAATCGACGAGCGGAACCGGAATGAAACCGGCCCGATGATGGCCCCTGTTCCAACGCATGTACGGATCAACACGGGAGGGCTGCTTGTGAACGGGATCTTCAAATGGTTGACGATTGTCGCCGTGATTTTGTCGTTGCTCGTCCTTCTCCCCGTCATCCGGTATTGGTCCTTGGTTTCCCGGTTTGACGGGGAAACTCCGCCCGATCATCCCCACGAAGCCGGGATTGTGCTCGGAGCGGCACTGTGGGACGGAACTCCCAGTCCGGCCCTGGTGGAGCGGCTCAATCTGGCGGCGGACCTCTATCACCGCGGGAAGGTCCAATCCCTGATCGTCTCCGGAGGGTTGGGCAATGACGGCATCACCGAAGCGGAAGCGATGAAACGGTTCCTCACCGACCGCGGAGTGCCGGCAGACCGGATCATCAAAGAAGACCGCTCCTCCAACACCAAAGAAAATCTCCTGTACTCCGCCCGGATCATCCAAGAGAAGAAATGGACCCGGATCACCCTGATCACCCATGATTATCACATGCACCGGGCCCTGAATTACGCGCTTCAGGCCGGACTCTCCCCCACCCCGTCCCCGGCCCATTCGGAAGTGTTGTTCATGCCGTACCACAAGGCACGGGAATGCCTGGCTCTTGTCAAGCAGGAGCTGGGACGGTGAACGGGGTCACACAAGAGTCCGGGAAACGATCCGGAATCACTCTCCGTCGTGTTCTTCCGGCGGACGGGACTTCCTCTCCGTCACCAACCGGCGAAGCTCCTCGTCCAGAATGCGGATCTCAAACGGCTCATACGCCGGGGAAGAACCTTCGGTGGCGTGAAGCAATTCATCGAGACGCCGGGTCGATTCCCGTTTCACCTCCGCAAGGTCGATCCCGGCGCGGACCGCCTCCGGAAACCGCCCCAGTTTGTCGAGGGCGGCGGCAAACAATTTGCGTGCCCCGTTGAGGTTGCCGTTGCGGTGATGGTGCAGCGCCACCGCCACCTGCAACAGCCCTTGCCAGAACGGGTCACGCCCTTCTTCGAGCCAAAGCTCCTCCAGAACTTCGTGGCATTCGTAATAATCACGTTCCACATTGAAATAATGCAAAAAGTCCACATACAAACGGGGATACTCTTTCAACCGGAATCACCTCCGTACCGCCTGCCCGTCCCGGAAGCCGTGAAGACACCCCTGCTTCCGCAGCCACAGGCATCACAGGCCGTACCGCCATGGACGCATCGGCAGCGATTCACGCCATCCGGCAGGCACGTCCGCCCGATATCCTGTACAATGAAGAGAAAGAAAAAGAAAGGATGAAGTTCGTGGATCTCAAAAACCCTTCCCGCGAAAACCTGGAATTTCTCATCCGGGAGATTCGGACACGGCTGAAAACGGTCAACAGCGCTCTTCTGAATCCGGACGATTTTTCCCTTGACCGTTATGACGAATTGCTCGAAATCCATCAAATGATCGTCAAAAAGGACGGTCGGCTCAGCATGATGGAGATCGAAGGAGTCCTGGAGGAATTGAGGGAGCTCCGCACGTCCGGCTGAGCTCCCCGACTTTCGGGATGCGGCCTGCGGGAAAGGCTCGGCCGATCCGGGCCTTTCCCGCAACACCCCTCACTCATTCCGGAAAACGGGCGGCCAACTCCGGCGGAATCGGAACCGCTTTCCGGGCTTTCAAGTCGATCGTCACGCTGGTCACATCGGCATCCGCCACCAATTCCCCCGCTTCGTTGAAGATCTCGTGTTTCAGCACGAAGCTTGTCCGTCCCCGGCGAATCGGTTCGGTGAAAATCTCCAGCTTCTGTCCCAACCGGGCTTCCTTGCGATAATTGATGTTGATGTTCACCGTGACCGTGCCGATCCCCATTTCGGTAAACACGTCAAAAGGCAGACCGGACTTGTTGTACCAGTCCTCGCGGCTCCACTCCATGTATTCGAGATACTTGGCGTTGTTCACGTGCCCCATGACGTCGATTTCCGTCGGACGCACCTCGATCCGGATCGATGTCTTCATCCGGTCTCCTCCCCCTCATCCGTGTGATGCCTCTTTCATCATACACCGGAATCCGGGCAAAAAAAACAGAACCGTCCGGCAAAACGGCCAACGGCCTCAACGACCTTTCAGCACGTCTTCCGGCAGTTCTTCCAGCAGTTCAAGCATTTCGCGCCAACAGCGGCTTTCCGCTTGCAAGCCGAATCGCTTTGTGATGTATTCCTGGTTCCAAAGAAACACACTCACGGCAATCGGGGTGATCTCCGATTCTTTCAACGGGGACACGGTCCGGATGGCGGCCAACAACAGCGGTTTCAGCTCGGCCACCGCTTCCCGGATGACGGCTTCTTTCCGAAAAACATCCAAACAGGAAGCCGTCCGGATGCGGCCCCGCCATTTTTTCCAGGCAGCCAACATCCTTTTCCTCAAAAAACAGGTACGGTATGAGTCCATTTCCCGTTGTTCCTCCGGAGTGACCGGCCGTGACTGTTCGAGAATCTCGCCCATCAGTTGAAAAACGAGCTTCAGCTGATGGCGGGTCAATTCCGGCCGTGTGTGCCTGATCTGCACGTTGATTTCGCGCAAGGCCGGAATCAAGTCACCCATGTTCACCATCCATTGCCTCCTTGGTCAGTCGGACCTGTGACCTGTATACCCTGAGGTACGGGGGGATCGAAGTCCGGATTTCCCTGTTCGAATCAGGGAATGGTACATTTCCATGGAACGGGTTCCGATTCCTGCTTGTTCACGGAAAATCTACAACTGAAAAACGGCGAAAACCCCGGATGTTTCCGGGGTTTTCGGAGGGCGCCGCTTTGGCGTCACTTTTTGTTCACCATGTGGATGGCATGACCGAGGATGCCTTCCGCCGCTTCCATCAGCACCTCGGGCAAGGTCGGATGGGCATGGATGGTGAGAGCCAGATCTTCGGCATTCGCGCCCATTTCGACGGCGAACACCGCCTCGGCGATGAGCGACGAAGCCTCCGGTCCGACGATCTGCACCCCCAGCACGCGTTTGGTTTCCCGATCCGCCACCACTTGGACGAAACCGTCCGCATGGTTCATCGACAGGGCGCGACCGTTGGCCTGGAAGGCAAAACGGCTGACCACCGGATCGTAGCCCTGCTCTTTCGCCTGTTCTTCGGTGAGACCGGTGTAGGCGATCTCCGGATCGCTGAAGATGACGAACGGCATGGCCTGCCAATCGATCACGCTGTTTTGGCCGCACATGGCTTCCGCGGCCACTTTGGCTTCATAGCTGGCTTTGTGTGCCAGGAGAGCACCGCCTGCACAGTCGCCGATCGCGTAGATGTGATCCACGTTGGTCTTGCACTGTGCGTCGATGTTGATGAATCCGCGTTCGTCGGTTTCCACGCCGGCAAACTGCAGACCCAGTTCATCGGTGTTGGGCTTGCGGCCGACGGCCACCAGCGCGTAATCGGCGGTGAATGCTTTCTCCCCGTCTTTGACGGTGGCGCGCACAACCACCTCGTCTCCGGTGTTTTCCCCGCCTTCAACCATCGCATTGGTGTACACTTCCACACCGAGCTTTTTCAGCTTGCGGGTCACCATCTTGGTCAGGGACGGATCGGTGCCCGGAAGCAGGGAGGAAGTTCCCTCCAGGATGGTCACTTTGGAGCCCAGCTTGGCAAATGCCGTCCCCAGCTCCAGACCGATGTAGCCGCCGCCGACGACGATCAGGCGTTCCGGCACTTCCTGAAGGTTCAGGGCCTCGGTCGAGGACAGGATGCGTTTGCCGTCAAACGGCAGGACGCGGAGTTCCGCCGGACGGGAGCCGGTGGCGATGATCACGTCGTTGAACGTGTAGGTTTGGGCCGAGTTTTCGGTGGTGACGCGAACGGAATTGGGACCGCTGAAATACGCTTCTCCCTGGATCACTTCGACGCCGTTGCCCTTGAGCAGGGTTTTCACGCCGCCGGTCAGCTTTTTCACCACGCCGTTTTTCCACTCGATCAGTTTGGGCATGTTGACGGTGACGTCTCCGGACACCTCGATGCCCATCTCACCGGCTTCGCGCACGGCAACCGCACGCTCCGCCGCGGAGATGATCGCTTTGGAAGGAATGCATCCGCGATTGAGACAGACGCCGCCCACATTGTCCTTGTCAACGAGGACCACGCTGCGGCCCAGCTGGGCGGCGCGGATGGCGGCCACATACCCTCCGGGGCCCGCACCGATGACGAGAACGTCGACTTCTTGCGCCAGATCTCCCACTACCATGTTTACCTCATCTCCATCATCAACAGATTGGGCGTTTCAAGCAGCTGCTTGACACGCATCAGGAAGCGGGCCGCCACGTCGCCGTCGATCAGGCGATGGTCGAAGCTGAGCGAGACGAACATCTGCGGACGGATGGCGATTTCTCCATTGACCGCCACCGGTTTTTCCTTGATGGCGCCCACGCCGAGGATCGCCACTTCCGGATAATTGATGACCGGTGTGAAGAATTGACCGCCGTAACCGCCGATGTTGGAAATGGTGAAGGTGCTGCCTTTCAGCTCGGACGGCTCCAGTTTCATGGTTCTTGCCCGGGCCGCCTTGTCGCTGATTTCACCCGCCAGTTCGAAGATGGACTTTTTGTCGGCGTCGCGCAGGACCGGTACGAGCAGGCCTCCGTCCGTCGCCGCCGCCATGCCGATATGATAGTAATGCTTGATGACGATTTCTTCCTTTTCATCGTCGATGGACGCGTTCAGCGTCGGGAATTCGCGCAGTGCCGCAATGACTGCCTTGATGATGAACGGCATGTACGTGAGCTTGATGTTGCGCTGTTCGGCAACCGTTTTGCCCCAGTTGCGCAGGGCGATCAGTTCGGTGACGTCCACTTCGTCCATCAGAGTGACATGCGGAGCGGTGTGTTTGCTCTCCACCATCCGTTTGGCGATGGTGCGACGGATGCCGCGCAGCGGGATGCGCTCCTCGAGGCCCGCCGCCGCTTTTTCCGGAGCCGCTTCCGCAGCGGGTGCCTTCACTTCTTCATGCTGCACCGCTTCCACTTTTTCATTATCGGACACTTGCCCGCCTTGCGCAAATCGTTTCACGTCTTCCGCCAAAATCCGGCCGTGTTTGCCGCTTCCTTTCACCTTGGTGAGATCCACGCCCAATTCGCGGGCCAGTTTGCGCACGGACGGCATGGCCAGCACGGAAGCTCTGCCCTTTTCCGGCTGAGCGGTTGCGGTCGCTGCCGGTGTTTCCTCCGTCTTCGCCTCAACGGTTTCGACGGGCTTGCTTTCCGTTTGGGCCGGTGCGGCCGATTCGGCGGGAGCTTCCGAACCCTCTTCGTCGATCACGGCGATCACCGAGTGAACCAAGGCGATTTCTCCCTCTTTCACCCGGAGCTCACGCACCCGACCGGTGACCGGGGACGGAATTTCCACGACGGCTTTGTCGGTTTGCACTTCGGCAAAGGTGTCAAACTCCTGGATGGTGTCCCCTTCTTTGACGTAAAGCTTGACGATTTCCCCTTCGTGAATGCCTTCGCCCACATCGGGGAGCTTGAATTCATACGCCACGAGCGCATCCTCCCATCTTGCTTCTCGTTTTGCCGATCCCTGTGTCTTGTGACCAATCTGTTGACAGCGTCCCGAAACGATCGCGAACCTCGGGGGAAACGGAACGCCCGTAAGCCGCCTTCCGAAACGGTGCAAAGCGGCTTCGCGGACGTTCCGGTGCCTTTCCTTCGTGCAATCAGAAGTCCAGCACTTGATAGATGCCTTTCAGCACACGGGCCGGATTCGGCATCCACTCATCTTCGATCATCTGATAGCCGAGCACGGTGTCGGGGGAAGCCACGCGAAGCACCGGCGCCTCCAGTTTGAGGATGGCATGCTCGTTGATCTGGGCGATCACTTCGGCGGCCACGCCGGACGACTTTTGCGCTTCCTGAACCACGATGGCCCGACCGGTTTTCTCCACGGATTGGATGATCGTCTCCGTATCGATCGGGCTGATCGTTCTGAGGTCGATCACTTCCACTTTGACGCCGCGCTCTTTTTCGGCGATTTCGGCCGCCTTGAGCGAAGTGTGAACCATGGCTCCGTAAGTGATGATCGTCACGTCGGATCCTTCACGCACCACGTTGGCTTTGCCGATCGGCACGGTGTATTCGCCTTCCGGCACTTCTCCCTTGATGGAGAAATACAGTTTCAGATGCTCCAGGAAGAAGACCGGGTCATTGTCACGAATCGCGGAAATCAGGAGACCCTTGGCATCGTACGGGTTGGACGGAACCACCACTTTGAGGCCCGGGGTCTGGGTCAGATAGCCTTCCATCGGGTCGGAATGCAGCTCCGGAGCTTTCACGCCGGCGCCGAACGGAGCGCGGAACACGATCGGAGCGCTGTAACGACCGCCGCTGCGGTAACGCATGCGCGGAGCCTGCACGGCGATGGAATCCATCGCTTCAAAGATGAAACCGATGAACTGAATCTCCGCCACCGGCCGGAAGCCTTGGGTGGCCAGACCCACGGCCAGTCCGCCGATGCCCGATTCCGCCAGCGGGGTGTCGAACACGCGGTCTGCCCCGAACTCTTTCTGCAGTCCGTCCGTCACGCGGAACACGCCGCCGTTGGTACCCACGTCTTCCCCGAACACCATCACGTTGGGGTCGCGTTTCAGTTCCACGCGCAGAGCGTCATTGATGGCTTTGACCATTGTCATTTGAGGCATGGCTCATTTCCCCTCCCCGGCAAACTCGGCTTTTTGTCTCTCCAGATGCGGAGGCGTGGTTTCAAACATGGTGTCGATCAAGCGGCTGATCGTCATTTTTTCGTGATTTTCCGCTTTCTTGATGGCATCGGCCACGGTTTGCTTCGCTTCCTCGATCGCCCGGTTTTCATCTTCTTCCGTCCACAGGTTTTTGGACTCCAGGTACCGGCGGAAGCGGACCAGCGGTTCTTTTTGCTCCCACTCGTTCGGCTCGTCTTTCGAGCGATAACGGGTCGGGTCATCGCCGGACATGGAGTGCGGTCCAAGGCGATAGTTGAGCGCCTCGATCAGGGTCGATCCTTCGCCGTTTCTTGCGCGCTCGACGGCATCTTTCACCGCACGGTACACGGCGAGCACGTCCATGCCGTCCACCTGGATGCTGCGGATGCCGGCGGCGATTCCCTTCTGCGCGACGGTTTTTGCCGCGGTCTGCTTTTCAAACGGGGTGGAAATGGCGTAGCGGTTGTTCTGCACGACGAACACGACGGGGAGATTGTACACACCCGCAAAGTTCATGGCTTCATAGAAATCTCCCTGGGAGCTTCCGCCGTCTCCGGTGAACGTGATGGCCACCCGCTTTTCACCGCGGCGCTTGAATGCCATGGCCACGCCGGCGGCCTGAATGTACTGGGCCCCGATGATGATCTGCGGCATCAACACGTTGACCCCTTCCGGGATCTCTCCGCCGTGCTGGTGCCCCTTGGACCAGAGGAACGCCTGATACATCGGATATCCGTGCCAATAGAGTTGCGGAATGTCGCGGTATCCCGGCAGGATGAAATCTTCCTTGTTCAAGGCAAACTGGCTGCCGATCATCGTGGCTTCCTGGCCGGACACCGGAGCGTAAAACCCGAGTCGTCCCTGACGGGCCATCGCAACCGCCCGCTGGTCCCAGACACGGGTGAACACCATGCGCCGCATCAGCTCACGCAGCTGATCATCGGACAAATCCGGCAGTTCATTCTGATTGACGACCTCTCCCTCCGGCGAGAGAATCTGAAACGGTTCGACCGGCAACAGCCGGACTTCGGCGCTTGCCAGCCCGTTTTGGGCCTGTTTGGTTTTGGCCATGGAATCCATCACCTCATCGGATTGTTGTCGGAATCGTGAAACTGTTATACCGGTTTCGCGAAACTGTTTTATAACAGGATGAAAAATCCCCCGAAAGAAATTGAAAAACATGTCTGTTCACCCATTGAAACAACCTGTCTTCATTCAATGATACAATTGTTCAACCATTTGTCAATCAACCTCAAGTCCAAGCGTTTGCAAAATGAAAGTGTTTGATCACCATTTTTCCGCATTTTTCCCCTTTTTGTCCGTTCTTGAGACCATGCAATCTCCGAAAAAAGAAAATCACATCGGAAATATCATCAAAACATGGGAAGCGTCTTCCGGAACAAAAAAAGCCGGCACCTTTTCCCGTTTTGCCGTACCCGGCGAAACGTCGGAAAAGCGCCGACTTCAGCGACGTACACTCCTTCGCACCCCGAAACCGGGTGGTTACCGCGCCGATTGGATCACCGCTTCCGGAACCTGGATGGTGTCGCCGAAATCCCCTTTGACCGAGATCTCCTCTTCATGCGTGTATTCCAGCCGCTTGCCGCCGTCTGCCGGGATGACCGCTTTCACCCGGGAACGGCCGGCCAAAAGGCGGAACGTCTCCGCGTCCACCTCCATCGTCTCGCTGAACTCCACAATCATCAACTCCCGGGGTTCGGGATGGATGCCGATCTCCGGAAATTCCCCAAGCGGCATATGCAGGGTCACAAACCGGATGAAATACTGCCTCAGCTGCTCCGAATTCCAGGCTTTGAGATGATCAAATTCAAACACGTAGCGGTCCTGCTGCCGGGTCATCGTGATTCCTTCCGGCAACCGGTCTCCTTCCAAGTCCTTCACAAACTCGATCACGTGTTTCGGACCGCCAGGCCCGGAGTCCTGAGATTCGGAAAGAACGGTTTTCTCCCAGGCCTGATCGCCGATGCGCGAATATTCCACCCCGCCCGCGGTGTACATTTCCACGGGAAAGGACTGATCGTTCCCCCGGATGAACCCCTTCAGGTGAAAGCCGTCTTTTGCCGTTTCAATCTCAAACTCGCGCGTGATGTCCACATGGATCCGTGATCCGTCCGAGATCCGGTCGTTGCTCTCGAACGTGGAGACAAACCCGCCCCGCTCCATCCTCTCCACCAGATGGTGCAGCACTTTCACCGGACCCGGCTCTTTGTTTTGCGGCGCGGGCTCCCGGGGCGAGTCGGCGGAAGGCTTGCTGCACCCGACCACCATCCATGCCACCGCCAATCCCAGCCACGCCAACCGTTTGGCCGCTCTGATCATCGGAATACCCCCCGTGTGGCAGAAACCATCCCCGGATTCCTGGATGTTGGCTCCGCCAAGTCCGTGACGTTGCAAGATCTTCCACCCACTGCTGATTTTGTTTAATATTCAGAATTATAATTCCCTTAAAATACAAAATAAAACCTCTCGTTTCCAATGACGGAAACAAGAGGTTCCTTGATCCCCATGCGAGATTCTCCCCGTCCGGGA from Staphylospora marina includes:
- the lpdA gene encoding dihydrolipoyl dehydrogenase; protein product: MVVGDLAQEVDVLVIGAGPGGYVAAIRAAQLGRSVVLVDKDNVGGVCLNRGCIPSKAIISAAERAVAVREAGEMGIEVSGDVTVNMPKLIEWKNGVVKKLTGGVKTLLKGNGVEVIQGEAYFSGPNSVRVTTENSAQTYTFNDVIIATGSRPAELRVLPFDGKRILSSTEALNLQEVPERLIVVGGGYIGLELGTAFAKLGSKVTILEGTSSLLPGTDPSLTKMVTRKLKKLGVEVYTNAMVEGGENTGDEVVVRATVKDGEKAFTADYALVAVGRKPNTDELGLQFAGVETDERGFINIDAQCKTNVDHIYAIGDCAGGALLAHKASYEAKVAAEAMCGQNSVIDWQAMPFVIFSDPEIAYTGLTEEQAKEQGYDPVVSRFAFQANGRALSMNHADGFVQVVADRETKRVLGVQIVGPEASSLIAEAVFAVEMGANAEDLALTIHAHPTLPEVLMEAAEGILGHAIHMVNKK
- a CDS encoding acyl-CoA thioesterase — translated: MKTSIRIEVRPTEIDVMGHVNNAKYLEYMEWSREDWYNKSGLPFDVFTEMGIGTVTVNININYRKEARLGQKLEIFTEPIRRGRTSFVLKHEIFNEAGELVADADVTSVTIDLKARKAVPIPPELAARFPE
- a CDS encoding DUF1128 domain-containing protein, yielding MDASAAIHAIRQARPPDILYNEEKEKERMKFVDLKNPSRENLEFLIREIRTRLKTVNSALLNPDDFSLDRYDELLEIHQMIVKKDGRLSMMEIEGVLEELRELRTSG
- the pdhA gene encoding pyruvate dehydrogenase (acetyl-transferring) E1 component subunit alpha, with the protein product MAKTKQAQNGLASAEVRLLPVEPFQILSPEGEVVNQNELPDLSDDQLRELMRRMVFTRVWDQRAVAMARQGRLGFYAPVSGQEATMIGSQFALNKEDFILPGYRDIPQLYWHGYPMYQAFLWSKGHQHGGEIPEGVNVLMPQIIIGAQYIQAAGVAMAFKRRGEKRVAITFTGDGGSSQGDFYEAMNFAGVYNLPVVFVVQNNRYAISTPFEKQTAAKTVAQKGIAAGIRSIQVDGMDVLAVYRAVKDAVERARNGEGSTLIEALNYRLGPHSMSGDDPTRYRSKDEPNEWEQKEPLVRFRRYLESKNLWTEEDENRAIEEAKQTVADAIKKAENHEKMTISRLIDTMFETTPPHLERQKAEFAGEGK
- the tpx gene encoding thiol peroxidase, with protein sequence MTIERKGVVTMKGNPVTLLGPEIKAGDKAPDFTVLANDMSPVTLADGKGTVRIISVVPSVDTPVCDLQTRRFNQEAASLPGVKVLTVSVDLPFAQKRWCGAAGAENIQTVSDHRDLSFGTAYGVAIKELRLLARAVFVIDKHDVVTYAEYVPEVTQHPNYEAAILAAKEALNA
- the thpR gene encoding RNA 2',3'-cyclic phosphodiesterase, with product MNKASEKRLFVAVRLPPEVKRALAVRCEELGTRWRFSKWVHQEDYHVTVQFLGSVDQDRMGPLAGELARAAAKHQPFELAVAGIGTFGRPEQPRILWAGLTGDLGKLRALQSTVARHLETVGFPPEQRPYRPHVTVARKCLDTPFSLNAGPSWGEEAEKRWRVDELALMETRLGERPMYRVVGRFALGTGKRLPV
- a CDS encoding alpha-ketoacid dehydrogenase subunit beta, translated to MPQMTMVKAINDALRVELKRDPNVMVFGEDVGTNGGVFRVTDGLQKEFGADRVFDTPLAESGIGGLAVGLATQGFRPVAEIQFIGFIFEAMDSIAVQAPRMRYRSGGRYSAPIVFRAPFGAGVKAPELHSDPMEGYLTQTPGLKVVVPSNPYDAKGLLISAIRDNDPVFFLEHLKLYFSIKGEVPEGEYTVPIGKANVVREGSDVTIITYGAMVHTSLKAAEIAEKERGVKVEVIDLRTISPIDTETIIQSVEKTGRAIVVQEAQKSSGVAAEVIAQINEHAILKLEAPVLRVASPDTVLGYQMIEDEWMPNPARVLKGIYQVLDF
- a CDS encoding DUF309 domain-containing protein; its protein translation is MKEYPRLYVDFLHYFNVERDYYECHEVLEELWLEEGRDPFWQGLLQVAVALHHHRNGNLNGARKLFAAALDKLGRFPEAVRAGIDLAEVKRESTRRLDELLHATEGSSPAYEPFEIRILDEELRRLVTERKSRPPEEHDGE
- a CDS encoding YdcF family protein, yielding MNGIFKWLTIVAVILSLLVLLPVIRYWSLVSRFDGETPPDHPHEAGIVLGAALWDGTPSPALVERLNLAADLYHRGKVQSLIVSGGLGNDGITEAEAMKRFLTDRGVPADRIIKEDRSSNTKENLLYSARIIQEKKWTRITLITHDYHMHRALNYALQAGLSPTPSPAHSEVLFMPYHKARECLALVKQELGR
- a CDS encoding dihydrolipoamide acetyltransferase family protein, which translates into the protein MAYEFKLPDVGEGIHEGEIVKLYVKEGDTIQEFDTFAEVQTDKAVVEIPSPVTGRVRELRVKEGEIALVHSVIAVIDEEGSEAPAESAAPAQTESKPVETVEAKTEETPAATATAQPEKGRASVLAMPSVRKLARELGVDLTKVKGSGKHGRILAEDVKRFAQGGQVSDNEKVEAVQHEEVKAPAAEAAPEKAAAGLEERIPLRGIRRTIAKRMVESKHTAPHVTLMDEVDVTELIALRNWGKTVAEQRNIKLTYMPFIIKAVIAALREFPTLNASIDDEKEEIVIKHYYHIGMAAATDGGLLVPVLRDADKKSIFELAGEISDKAARARTMKLEPSELKGSTFTISNIGGYGGQFFTPVINYPEVAILGVGAIKEKPVAVNGEIAIRPQMFVSLSFDHRLIDGDVAARFLMRVKQLLETPNLLMMEMR